A genomic segment from Bacillus cereus G9842 encodes:
- the dltC gene encoding D-alanine--poly(phosphoribitol) ligase subunit DltC has translation MAEFKEQVLDILEEVCENDIVKENLDVQLFEEGILDSFAVVSLLVEFQERLDIEVSISDFDRDEWATPNMVIKKLEEIR, from the coding sequence ATGGCAGAATTCAAAGAGCAAGTATTAGATATTTTAGAAGAAGTATGTGAAAACGATATTGTGAAAGAAAACTTAGATGTTCAATTATTTGAAGAAGGTATCCTTGATTCTTTCGCTGTAGTATCTTTATTAGTTGAATTCCAAGAGCGTTTAGATATTGAAGTTTCTATTTCTGATTTTGACCGTGACGAGTGGGCTACACCAAACATGGTTATTAAAAAGTTGGAAGAAATCCGATGA
- the dltB gene encoding D-alanyl-lipoteichoic acid biosynthesis protein DltB → MTAYGSFYFFAIVGILLIPTIIAGLKGKMLRKYNAVLTLVMLAIIFSDKPKQAMMLAAFIIWQYALIKGYLILRKQNNSTFTFCIAVILSILPLILAKIAPFASLLPELKLVVFLGISYVTFRAVQMVFEVRDGLIKELSFFNFWEFVLFFPAISTGPIDRYRRFQKDIQKPPSAEEYQNLLYTGLNRIFQGFLYKFIIAYLIKQYCMDPAFAQHDTIFSNMIYMYSYSLYLFFDFAGYSSFVIGVSYMMGIKTPENFNKPFLSRNIKDFWNRWHMSLSFWFRDFIYMRFVFFATKKKLIKNRYTISYIGAFLNFFIMGIWHIQGSAVAQYIIYGLYHAALFILFDIFERKNKKHKFWPNTKFTRILAIVITFHVVCFGFLIFSGHLNRYF, encoded by the coding sequence ATGACCGCATATGGATCATTTTATTTTTTCGCTATAGTGGGCATTTTATTAATACCTACTATCATAGCTGGATTAAAAGGTAAAATGTTGCGTAAATATAATGCCGTTTTAACATTAGTCATGCTTGCTATTATCTTCTCAGATAAACCAAAGCAAGCAATGATGTTAGCTGCATTTATTATTTGGCAATATGCCCTTATTAAAGGCTATTTAATTTTAAGAAAACAAAATAATAGTACATTCACATTTTGCATAGCTGTTATTTTATCGATTTTGCCTCTTATTTTGGCAAAAATCGCACCATTTGCATCGTTATTACCTGAGTTAAAACTTGTTGTTTTTCTAGGTATATCTTACGTAACATTCAGAGCAGTTCAAATGGTATTTGAAGTTCGTGATGGTTTAATTAAAGAGCTTTCTTTCTTTAACTTCTGGGAATTCGTTTTATTCTTCCCTGCAATTTCAACAGGACCTATCGATCGTTACAGAAGATTCCAAAAAGATATTCAAAAGCCACCTAGCGCTGAAGAATATCAAAATTTACTATATACAGGACTAAATCGTATTTTCCAAGGTTTCTTGTATAAATTTATTATTGCTTACTTAATAAAGCAATATTGTATGGATCCAGCATTCGCTCAACACGATACAATCTTTTCAAATATGATTTACATGTATAGCTATAGCTTATATCTATTCTTTGATTTTGCTGGTTATAGCTCTTTTGTAATTGGTGTAAGTTATATGATGGGAATTAAAACGCCAGAAAACTTTAATAAGCCATTCCTTAGTCGTAATATTAAAGACTTCTGGAACCGCTGGCACATGAGTTTATCATTCTGGTTCCGTGATTTTATTTACATGCGTTTCGTCTTTTTTGCAACGAAGAAAAAGTTAATTAAGAACCGTTACACAATTTCATATATCGGTGCATTTTTAAACTTTTTCATTATGGGAATTTGGCATATCCAAGGAAGCGCTGTTGCGCAGTATATTATTTATGGTCTATATCATGCCGCACTGTTTATTTTATTCGATATTTTCGAACGAAAAAACAAGAAGCATAAGTTTTGGCCAAACACTAAATTTACACGCATCCTTGCGATTGTAATTACGTTCCACGTTGTATGTTTCGGTTTCCTAATCTTCTCTGGACACCTTAACAGATACTTTTAA
- the dltA gene encoding D-alanine--poly(phosphoribitol) ligase subunit DltA, which yields MKLLELIEKWAIETPDQTAFVWRDAKITYKQLKEDSDALAHWISSAYPDDRSPIMVYGHMQPEMIINFLGCVKAGHAYIPVDLSIPADRVQRIAENSGAKLLLSAAAVTVTDLPVRIVSEDNLKDIFFTHKGNTPNPEHAVKGDENFYIIYTSGSTGNPKGVQITYNCLVSFTKWAVEDFNLQTGQVFLNQAPFSFDLSVMDIYPSLVTGGTLWAIDKDMIARPKDLFASLEQSDIQVWTSTPSFAEMCLMEASFSESMLPNMKTFLFCGEVLPNEVARKLIERFPNATIMNTYGPTEATVAVTGIHVTEEVLDQYKSLPVGYCKSDCRLLIMKEDGTIAPDGEKGEIVIVGPSVSVGYLGSPELTEKAFTMIDGERAYKTGDAGYVENGLLFYNGRLDFQIKLHGYRMELEEIEHHLRACSYVEGAVIVPIKKGEKYDYLLAVVVPGEHSFEKEFKLTSAIKKELNERLPNYMIPRKFMYQSSIPMTPNGKVDRKKLLSEVTA from the coding sequence ATGAAGTTATTAGAACTAATTGAAAAGTGGGCTATTGAAACGCCTGATCAAACTGCTTTTGTTTGGCGAGATGCGAAAATTACGTACAAACAATTAAAGGAAGATTCTGATGCGTTAGCACATTGGATTTCTTCTGCGTATCCAGATGATCGTTCACCAATTATGGTGTATGGCCATATGCAACCTGAAATGATTATTAACTTTTTAGGATGTGTAAAAGCTGGACATGCTTATATTCCTGTAGATTTATCTATCCCAGCTGATCGTGTACAACGTATCGCTGAAAATTCTGGTGCGAAATTACTTTTATCGGCAGCAGCAGTAACTGTAACTGATTTACCAGTTCGCATCGTAAGTGAAGACAACTTAAAAGATATTTTCTTTACTCATAAAGGGAACACTCCAAATCCTGAACATGCGGTAAAAGGTGATGAGAACTTCTACATTATTTACACATCAGGAAGCACAGGTAATCCGAAAGGGGTTCAGATTACTTATAACTGCCTTGTTAGCTTTACAAAATGGGCTGTAGAAGATTTTAACTTACAAACAGGGCAAGTATTCTTAAACCAAGCACCTTTCTCATTCGATTTATCTGTCATGGATATTTACCCATCATTAGTAACAGGTGGTACACTTTGGGCAATCGATAAAGATATGATTGCGCGTCCAAAAGACTTGTTTGCTTCTTTAGAGCAATCGGATATACAAGTATGGACTTCCACACCTTCTTTCGCTGAAATGTGTTTAATGGAAGCATCCTTCTCTGAGAGTATGCTACCGAACATGAAAACATTCTTATTCTGTGGTGAAGTATTACCAAATGAAGTAGCTAGAAAATTAATTGAGCGTTTCCCAAATGCAACAATTATGAATACGTACGGTCCAACAGAAGCTACTGTCGCTGTAACAGGTATTCACGTTACAGAAGAAGTACTTGATCAATACAAATCACTTCCAGTTGGCTATTGTAAATCAGACTGTCGCCTTCTTATTATGAAAGAAGATGGCACGATTGCACCTGATGGTGAAAAAGGTGAAATCGTAATTGTCGGTCCAAGCGTAAGCGTTGGATACTTAGGAAGCCCTGAATTAACAGAAAAAGCATTTACTATGATTGACGGTGAGCGTGCCTATAAAACAGGCGATGCTGGCTATGTAGAAAATGGTCTTCTATTCTATAATGGTCGTCTTGATTTCCAAATTAAGCTGCATGGTTATCGAATGGAATTAGAAGAAATTGAGCATCACCTTCGTGCGTGTTCTTACGTTGAGGGAGCAGTTATCGTTCCAATTAAAAAAGGTGAGAAATACGATTATTTATTAGCGGTTGTTGTTCCTGGAGAGCATTCGTTTGAAAAAGAATTCAAATTAACATCTGCAATCAAAAAAGAACTCAATGAGCGATTACCAAACTACATGATTCCACGTAAATTCATGTATCAATCTTCTATTCCAATGACACCAAATGGAAAGGTAGATCGCAAAAAATTATTGAGTGAGGTTACAGCATGA
- a CDS encoding teichoic acid D-Ala incorporation-associated protein DltX, with amino-acid sequence MERLKEIWSRPLTQWVAKTVYYLAILFALLWLYGFHDTNTSTFIYNEF; translated from the coding sequence ATGGAAAGATTAAAAGAGATATGGTCTCGACCACTCACACAATGGGTTGCAAAGACGGTTTATTATCTTGCAATTTTATTTGCATTACTTTGGTTGTATGGATTCCATGATACAAACACAAGTACATTTATTTACAATGAATTCTAG